Proteins encoded in a region of the Nicotiana tomentosiformis chromosome 9, ASM39032v3, whole genome shotgun sequence genome:
- the LOC138899373 gene encoding uncharacterized protein, which yields MPTRRLAKWQILLTEFNIVYITRTAIKTQALADHLVENPVDDDYKPLSTYFPDEEVNSIEEIVSDDIRVWKMYFDRAVNIKEVGIGEILISHIGQHYPATSRLHFFCTNNIAEYEACIMGLKMALDLDVHELLVMGDSDLLIQQAHGKWETRDIKLIPHRQCVQDLSNRFKSIEFRYIPRFHNVLADALATLASMFPYPGNIHIDLLQIQIQNQHGYCNTTETEPDGKPWYHDIKRFLKTREYREHAKGFKKRTIRRLADGFFLNGDILYKRTTDLNLLRCIDAKEAEQIMS from the coding sequence atgcccactagaaggctcgcaaaatggcagaTTCTGCTCACAGAGTTCAACATCGTCTATATCACTCGCACCGCAATAAAAACACAGGCTTTGGCAGATCATTTAgtagagaatccagttgatgatgattACAAGCCACTGagcacatacttcccagacgaagaggtcaactcaatagaggaaatAGTTTCAGATGACATCCgtgtatggaaaatgtattttgatagGGCTGTCAATATCAAAGAAGTTGGGATCGGGGAAATCCTTATCTCACATATTGGACAACATTACCCTGCAACATCCCGACTTCATTTCTTTTGTACCAATAATATAGCAGAATACGAGGCTTGTATAATGGGTCtaaaaatggccctcgatctggatgtgcatgaactattggttatgggagattccgACTTGCTTATCCAGCAAGCCCATGGtaaatgggagactcgagacatcaagcttattccacacagacaatgtgtacaagaccTAAGCAATAGATTCAAATCCATTGAATTCAGGTACATTCCTAGGTTTCACAATGTGCTAGCCGACGccttggctactttagcctcgatgtTCCCTTATCCAGGAAATATCCATATTGATCTATTGCAAATCCAAATTCAGAATCAACACGGCTACTGCAACACTACTGAGACAGAGCCAGATGGTAAACcttggtatcatgacataaaacgattcctgaaaacaAGGGAATACCGAGAGCATGCCAAGGGATttaaaaaaagaactataaggcggctcgcagacggtttcttcctgaatggggacattttgtacaaaaggaccacAGATTTGAACTTATTGAGATGTATAGATGCCAAAGAAGCTGAGCAGATCATGAGTTAA